Genomic DNA from Hymenobacter jejuensis:
CAAAACGGTTGCAGGATCAGTGAACCAGACTTTTCACTATCTTCTTACTAGGTAAACTTCCGAGGTTTTACTACTCAAATCTGCTTGCGCCGATCCAGCAAGGTTTCTTCATTCTGGGTGCAGGATTGGCAACTAACCCAGGCCTTTCGTAGGTTTGGGCTCCCACCCTCTTCTAACCTTTTTTCTAGCTTTTCATTTTCCTGTCATGGCTGAACAAACCCTTACCGGACTGCGCGCCGGCGTACTACACGGCGACGAGGTACAGAACCTTTTCAAATTCGCCAAGGCGAATGCCTTTGCCCTGCCCGCCGTCAACGTGACGGGTACCAACTCGGTGAACGCGGTGCTGGAAACGGCCCACGAAGTCAATTCGCCTGTTATCATACAGTTTTCCAACGGTGGCGCGCAGTTTTTTGCCGGCAAATCGCTGCCTAACGGCGACCAGCGTGCCAGTATTGCGGGGGCCATTTCGGGTGCTCAGCACGTGCACACGATGGCTTCGGTGTACGATGTACCGGTTATTCTGCACACCGACCACGCCGCCAAGAAGCTGCTGCCCTGGATCGACGGGTTGCTTGAGGCGGGCGAAAAGCATTTTGCGCAGTATGGCCAGCCGCTGTACAGCTCGCACATGCTCGACCTGTCGGAAGAGCCGATTGAAGAGAACATCGAAATCTGCAAGCGCTACCTCGAGCGCATGAGCAAAATCGGTATGACGCTGGAGATTGAACTTGGCGTGACCGGCGGTGAAGAAGATGGCGTGGACAACTCCGATGTCGATAGCTCGAAGCTCTATACCCAACCTTCCGAAGTTGCGTTTGCTTACAAAGAGCTGAGTTCGGTAAGCCCCCGCTTTACGGTAGCGGCTGCCTTCGGTAATGTGCACGGCGTGTACAAGCCCGGCAACGTGAAGTTGCAACCCGTCATCCTGAAAAACTCGCAACAGTACGTGCAGGAGCACTTCCAAACGGGTTCACAGCCTGTTGACTTTGTATTCCACGGCGGTTCGGGCTCTAGCCAAGAAGAAATTCGGGAGGCTATTTCTTATGGTGCCATCAAAATGAACATCGACACCGATTTGCAGTGGGCACTTTGGGAAGGCATCAAAAACTATTACGTAAAGAACGAAGCCTACTTGCAAGGCCAGATCGGTAACCCCAGTGGTGCCGATTCGCCGAATAAGAAATACTACGATCCACGTGTGTGGCTCCGTGAAGGTGAGAAAACCTTCGCAGCGCGCCTCAAGCAAGCGTTTGAAGATCTGAACGCAGTCAACCGCAGACCATAACTATCTTATAATCAAATACTCACAAAGGCCGCTTCTTCATTGAAGTGGCCTTTGTCATTTTGACGCGATTCGAGTTTGTGAGATAAGCTCCTATGTACTCAGCCTGATTGAAGTTGTCAAATCCGCTGTGTATAGCCTCAAAGGAGAATATGGCTTAACACGGAAAATGCGATTGTACATATTCAGGACCAAACCCTGAGTTCAGACTTATTGCATAATATAAGTTATAAAATTATGTGATTTTTTGACCGGTTTTACTACGATAAATGTGTGTAGATACCATCACGAATAATTAAACTTTTTGAAGCTATTAGTCACAAAACTGCGCATCATTAATTAATGATTTTGCTACTCGGTTAATTCTTTTATTTAGAGCATTTTATCCAGGTTAAACTAGAATCCAACGCAGTCTGGACATATATAAGCCCTCTGAACGATTCTTCTACAAGCAACGACTTACATTCCCCCTCATTATGCAATACACTCACAATCAAATAATTATAATTTATATACACAACATATAGATAACATAATTCTAAGAACAGACTGGATACAACTATGAAGGATGCACATATCCTAAAATTGCATTTATCTAATATATTTCTGTATTAAGTCAAAGGCAATCCCATAGATTGTTTAAACTATTCGAATACAAATTGACTTTTTCAAATAAGCGTTCTATTACAAAAACAATGAACTATAAACTTAACATTGTGTTAAAGTCAGCACGAAAATCCTGCGCTAGCTTTGCGCCGAATTCTGGCATGCCGGATTTTAACAGTTTGGAATAAACGATTTACTCTGTTTTTCATCTTCACTCTTTGGCTTAAATGAAAAAACCCTTACTCGGGTACGGCAGATATCTTCTGCTGCTGCTTCTGCCCTGCTTTGCCTTTCATCCAACGAGTGTAGATCGCCGCGAGGTTTCGACTGCACTTTTTGCTGCAAACACGCAAGAGACCTTCGATACAGGTACCAAGACGGATTATGCCACCGGAACCGTTGCCCTCACGACTGGCAACTGGATTCTGACGGACGGCGTGCTGGGCGCCACCGATGCCGATCGGAAAAACGGCGCGCAGGCCGTACGCTTACAAGGCGCCGGCAAGCTCACGATGGACTTTTACCTGCCGACAGGAGCTTCTACGATTACCATACAGCACGCCATTTACGGCTCCGACGGCAGCAGCAGTTGGGAATTGTGGGCGCAGGCGCAGTCGTGCAACTGCAACAAGTGGACAAAGCTGGGCAACACCGTTTCGACCACTAGCAACACCCTGCAAACGGCAGCTTTCACGGCCAATATTTCGGGCAACGTCAAGTTTGAAATCCGGAAGACATCTGGGGGCAGCGCCCGCCTGAATCTCGATGATTTTGCCGTGACGGAGTTTGGCACCGAGGCCCCTTCCGTTGACAACAATAACGTTGCGCTGGGCAACCCCAGCGGCGCCGTTACGGACGTCAGCTATTTTGATAACTACTTGCTGGTCAAGCCACAGTATGTAATGTCGTATAACCGCGACCAGGGCAAACCCAACTGGGTAAGCTGGCACCTCGATATTTCTGACCGCGGTACTGCTGACCGGCAGGACGACTTCCGCAACGACCCTTCGTTGCCAGATGGCTGGTACCAAGTGCAATCGACCAGCTACAGCGGCAGCGGCTTCGACCGGGGCCACAATTGCCCGTCGGCCGACCGGACTTCTACGCTAGAAAACAACTCGGCGACCTTCTTCATGACCAACATGATGCCGCAGGCGCCTAACAACAACCAGAAAACCTGGGCCGACCTGGAAAATTACACCCGCACGTTCCTGCCCGGCAACGAGGTGTACGTGATTTGCGGTAGCTACGGCGTGGGCGGCGTGGGCAGCAACAACGCTACAGTGGTCAATACCCTCGACCAAGGCCGCGTGACGGTACCGGCCCGCTGCTGGAAGGTGATTGTGGTGTTGCCGGTTGGCGACAACGATGCTTCGCGGGTGAACGCCAATACCCGCATCATCGCCATCGACACGCCGAACGTCAACTCCATCGACACGAACTGGGGCACGTACCGCACCAGCGTCGATGCCATCGAGAAAGCAACCGGTTACGACTTGCTCTCGAACCTGCCCGTTGACGTGCAGACGGTCATCGAGTCGAAAGTCGATAACGGCCCGACCAATTAAGCTCAACTTCCCGGATTTTCTTACAAAGACATAACCGTCTGTATGACAAGTTTTTATAAAAACGCTTGGAAGCTTGGGCAATTGCCGGCTTTGCTTGCTTTTCTGTTTTTCTTCGGTGCGCACCAGAGTTGGGGTCAGACACCGTATCAGCTGGCCACCGGAACATACACAGAGAATTTTGGTGATGTTGCCAATTGGACCGACAACTTTGCCTCAGGCTTAGGTGCCAATCGCTTTGGGGTCGCCCCCCAGCAGACCAGCCCTGCTTTGCCTAATCAGACCAAAGTTTTTGCTACCGGTACTGGGGGGGGCGTACAAAAAGGCACTGGCGCAATCGTACTTCTGGCAACCGGTGCCTCTCCTGATGGCGGCAACGCAGCTGCTTTCGATCTTTATTTAGATTTTACAGGCGTCACCGCCGGAACCATTAGCCTAGATTGGGCCGAAGTCAACAACTCATCCGGCGATCGGCGATCTACTTTCAAGCTCCAAACAAACACCGGCGACGGCGGAGCCTTTGTTGACCTAGGTGGCTCAAGTGTAGTGGTTACCAATAACGTAGCTGCTTCAGGCAACTTAACTTCCATTGCCCTACCTGCAGGCTTCTCTAATAATGCCACTGCCAAAATCCGCTTTTTTCTCGTGACCTCGGCCGGCGGTACTACTGGCAGCCGCCCCAAAATCAGCCTAGACAACGTAGTCGTTACTGCTGGTTCAACGGGTACTCCAGTGCCAACTATCACTACCACAGCCTCGGCTTACAACAGCCCGTTCTGCGTTACTTCTGCTTCGGGAAGTACTTCATTCAACGTTGCTTATACCAGCAGCGGTACTTTCACGGGCACTTTTAGAGCGCAGCTGTCGAATGCTTCGGGGGCGTTTCCAAGCAATGCCACCGATAACATCATCGGCAGCGGCAGCACTTCGCCTATTTCGGCAATTATTCCGGCCGGTACGCCCAGCGGAACCGGCTACCGGATTCGGGTAGTAAACGACGCTCCGGCCACGTACGGCGCCGATAACGGCACCAACCTTACTGTTTCTCAGAGCGTTACCACCAACCCAGTTACAGTAACACCTCCCGACGCTCAAACTATCTCGCTTACAGGAACAGGCACTAACCTCACGGCCAAGGCGGCTTCGGGCTCAACCTTTACCTGGCAATACAGCACCAGTGCTTCAGGGCCTTTCACCACGGCTATCGGCGGTGCTACTAGCGCAATCTACCAGCCCAAAGGCTCCGATTTTGGCGCAGCCGGCACCTATTATGTAGTTGCAAAATCCAGTTTATCAAACACTTGCGGATCGGCTACTGGTGAAAGTTCGCCCGTAACCATCACCATACCTGCGGCTACGAAGCCGGAGATAATCACTTCCGTGTCGACATTACCTGCTTTCAGCGCTGTAGTGGCAGGCGCGGCGACCAGCCCGCAAAGCTTCACGGTGAGCGGCACAGGCTTGTCTTCTCCCCTATCCATCACGCCTCCGGCCGGATTTGAGATTCGTACTGGCACGCAGCCTTTTGCTTGCTGTGTTATTCAATTGCAACCGACCGACGGCACAGTAAATACTACTACCATCGACGTCCGCTTTGCCCCAACGGCGGCCCAGGCATATCAGGCTACCATCCCGGTGAACAGCAGCGGCGCGGCCGATCAATCGGTTGCCGTGAGCGGCACCAGCACGGCTCCGGTATATCCGGCAACCGTGAGCACGGCGGAGCTTACCAACATTACGCCCACCAGCGCCTCAACCGGCGGCAACATACCCGACGACGGGGGCAGCGGCATTACGGCGCGCGGTGTGGTGTGGGGCAAAACGCCTAACCCAGTCCTGAGCACGCTCAAGACCAGCGACGGCACGGGTTCGGGCGCCTTCACCAGCGCCATCACCGGCCTGACGCCCGGCACTACCTACTACGTGCGGGCCTATGCTACCACAACCAGCGCGGGCACTGCCTACGGGCAGGAGTTTACGCTGGTCACGACAACGGTGCCGCTTGCTGCCGAGCCTACCAAGAACTCCGCCCTAACCGCTTCCAACGTCACCAGCACTTCGCTGCTGCTGAACCTAACGGGTGGCGACGGCACGAAGCATTTGATTCTGGCCCGCCTGGGCAGCGCCGTAGATGCTGCCCCCGTGGACGCTACGACGTATACTCCCAATACTGCTTTCGGCCAAGGCACCCAAGTGGGCGTCGGCAACTATGTGGTGTATGGTGGCACTGCCGATACGGTAACAGTTCGCAACCTGCGCCCTAACACGACCTACACGTTTGCCGTTTTTGATTACAACGACAACGATACGCCCTTCGCCGAAAACTACCAGACCTCTTCTCCCGGAACGTTGGCCCAGGCAACACTGGCGGTGCCGGCAACTATGCTGCTCGAAGAAAACTTTGCTTATAACTCGGGCGATTTTCTGACCAACAACGGCTGGGCGGCTCACAGCGGCGGCACTACTAACGCCGTCGCCGTAGCTGCACCAGGTCTTACCTATGCAGGCTACGGTGCCGGCAGCATTGGCAATACAGCCTCCATTACAACGACGGGCCAAGACGTTAACCGTCAGTTTGCTGCCGTGTACGCCCGCACGCCGGTGTACGCCTCCTTCTTGGTGAAAGTATCGAGCGCCGGTACGGGTGACTATTTCTTCCACCTGGGGCCGACGATCCTGAGCTCTAACTTCAAAAACCGGGTTTACGTCAAGAAAGGACCTACCACGGGCAAAGTGCAGTTTGGCATCAGCGGCAACGGCACCAACATCCTTTACACCACCGAAGAATATAACCTGAACGAGACTTACCTCCTGGTTGTAAAGTATTCGTTTGATGAGACGGGCACCACGAGCCGCCTGTACATCAACCCCGCGGTGAACGCCGAACCGACAACTGCCGCAGTGGAAGCACTGGAAACCACGGGTACACCTTCCGACATTGGCACCGTTGCGTTGCGTCAGGGCGGTGGCAATACCTTGGCTCCCAACCTGCTGATTGACGGCATCCGGGTGGGCACTACCTACCGGGTCGTGCGTACGGGCCTGACCTGCCTTGCGCCAACGCCTTCGTTTACAGCCACTACGGTTTGCGCCGGTACGGCTACGGCCTTCAAGGATGCCTCGACAACTGTTGAGTCGAATGCTACCTATGCTTGGGATGTCGACAACGATGGCAAAGTAGATTACACCACTAAAGGCAACATCAGCCACACCTACGCGGCGGGCACTTATACTGCTACCCTGACCATCACCCAGGGCGCTTGCTCCGATACCTACACCCAACAAGTAACTGTGCGGGCCTTGCCAACGGCTACGTTGACCGGCGACGCTACGGTATGTGTGGGCACGTCTACCAAGCTGACGGTCCACCTGACCGGTGTTGCTCCCTGGACGGTTGGCTATTCGATTAACGGCGCGGCTGCCCCGGCGGTCCTAACCGTAACGGCTGCTGAAGTTGATGCTGAAGGAAATTACTCCCTAACCGTAACTCCCAAAGAGACAACCACTTATGCATTGACCTCCTTAACGGATGGCAACTGCACTGGCGCTGCCCTAACGGGCTCTGCCACGGTAACCGTTACCACCCCTCCTTCTGTAACCGCACTAAACATCCCGACGGCCAACACCGAAATGGGCAAGTGCGGCGCTTCAGTTGCTTTCGCTGCTACTGCTACGGGGTCTCCTGCTCCCAAATTCGTATACAGCATTGTGAAGGATGGCGTGACCACGGCCATCACCTCTCCGTACTTCTTCCCGGTAGGCGTTACCACGGTCACGGCTACAGCTACCAACAGCTGCGGCACCGACTCGAAAACTTTCACTGTGACGGTACAGGACAAGGAGGCTCCTACGGTCCTGACTCAGAACCTGACCGTGACCCTGAGCAAAGGCAACTTCTCAATCACGGCGGCTGATGTCAACAAGGGCAGCTCCGATGCTTGCGGAATCGCGTCGATCACGCTGAGCAAGAGCACCTTTACCTGCGATAATATCGGCCTCAACAAAGTAACCCTGACCGTCACCGACATTCACGGTAACGTGGCCAGCCAGACGGCGGATGTCACTGTAAAAGGCATAATCCCGACGCCCGTCATCACGCCAAAGCCTTCTTCTGACGTGTACACCGGCGGCGTTGCGACCAATCTTTACATTGGCTACGGTCCGCAGAGCGTAACGCTGACGGCCTCCGGCGGCGTAAGCTACAGCTGGAGCGGTCCGGCTGGACTCAGCAAAACCGACATTGCCAACCCGATCTTCACGGCTACGAAGCCCGGCACTTTCCTCTATACCGTCACGGTTACCAGCGAGACGGGCTGCACCGCCACCAAGCAGGTGACGCTGAAAGTAGTCGACGTACGCTGCGGCAACAAGAACGATAAGGTTACCATCTGCCACAAGGGAAACCCATCCTGCATCTCCTCCGGAGACATTGCTGATCACCTCAACCACGGCGACCAGCTCGGCGACTGCTCGGCTGCTAAACTGACTGCCACAGCGGCCGCCAGCGTCGTGACCACTGAAGCTACCGCCAACGTGTTCGAGGCGTATCCCAACCCCTTCACCGACCGGGCCGTGCTGCACTTCCGCTCGGCAGAAACCGGCAAGGCGCAATTGCTGATCTACAACGCAGTAGGCAAGCTGGTAGCGACGCTCTACAACGGCGTAGCCGAAAGCGGTCACGACTACGAGTTCACCGTGGATGGCGCCACGCTGGCCGAGGGGATATACACCTGCCGCCTGACCACCAACGGCAAAGTGGAAACCAAGCGCTTGGTTCTGGTTAAGTAAGCCCCTTCTGACCAGCAGGCAACCTATTCTTAGGTTACCACCCAAAAAAAGCAACTATCTGATTATCAGATAGTTGCTTTTTTTGTTTTATAATCAGCTGATCCTCACAGTTCGCAAGGCAATTGACTGTTATTTCAGACGGGCTTGCGCTTCGGCGAGGCGGGCCTGTTTGGAAGCCTCGCGGCGAGCCGTTGCCGAAGCCGTCCAGTATTGGTGCCCTTGCAGAAAATCGACCTGGCCTTCGTTCCATTTTTGCTCATCCGGAGCCATCCCGCGGGCTTGCAGCTCCACGTACAGCGTCTGGCTGATGGGCCAGAAATCGGGACGACCCAAGTAATCGAGGTCGGCATCGCAGAGGATTTGGGCCAGGTGGAGGTCGCCGGGGTTCTGCGGCATTTTCGTGGCCATGATCAAGCGACAAATCAACTCGATTTGATCCGCCGAATACCCCATGTCCGGCAAGGTGCGCTTCACCAGCTCACAACCGGCTTCTTCGTGCCCGATGTAGGTAGTCATAAAACCGCTGTCGTGATAAAGGGCCGCGGTGCGCAGCAACATCAGCGCCTCGGCGTCGGTAACGCCCTCGGCCTCGGCCAACGACTGGGCCTGCGCAAGGACATCGAGGGTATGATGCAGACCGTGGTAGTAGAGCGTAGGCGAGAGATGCTGGCGCAACTCATTGAGCACATACGTTTCGGCGCGTCGGCAGTCCATGATGGTAGGCAGCAGGAAGTATCAATGCCGTAATAACAGGAAAAATCCGAAACTGTGCACATCAGGGCACTATCTTGCGGTTATACTTGAGGCTGCGAGGCATCACCTTTCCTTCTGGCATGATACTACTCGAACGTTGGCACCAACTGCTCGGCATTCGCCCCGGCGAAGGGCGCACGGTTGGGCTGTTTTTTCTGCACAACTTCCTGCTGGGCATCGGCACTGTGTTGGTCTATGTGGCGGCCAACGTGATTTTGCTTGAAAATCAGCCGGAGCGCAATCTGCCCCTGGCCTACGGTGTGGCCTCCCTGGCGATGATTGCGGCCGGCAAAATTTACGCGCACTACGAACACCATCTTCCGCTCCAGCACCTTGCCGTGCGGGTACTCTTGGCAGTAGTAGCCCTTACCGGCGTGCTGGGCGTCCTGATTGTGATGGGGCACTCGGTGGCGGCCGCGGTAGCGATTATGGCGGGCTACCGCGTTATCTACCTGCTTACCAACCTGGAGTTTTGGGGCGTTTCGGCGATGGTCTTCGACGTGCGACAGGGCAAGCGCCTGTTCAGTGTCATCAGTTCCGGCGATATGCCCGCCAAAGCGCTGGGCGCCGTGCTAGCCATCCTGATTCATCACCACACCGACTTGTTGTGGCTGCTGCTCACGGCTTTCGGAGCGTACCTGGCCGCGCTGTTCACGTTGCAGATAACACGTCGCTCCCACCTCGTGGAAGCCCGCCCGACCGCGCGGGCCGCCCGCCAGCAGTCGGTGGCGCCGATGTTGCAGCGCTGGTTTGGCGACAGCCGCCTGGTGCTCTCCATCAGTCTGAGCATGCTGGCCATTGCAGCCGTCACGACGGGCGTCGAGTATTCCTTTTTCGTCAACGTCAAGCATAAATTCCACGACCAGACGGCCGTGATGAAATACGTAGGCAACGTACTGGTTATCACATATTTGTCAGCCACGTTGTTTAAACTTCTGGTTTCCCGCGTGGCCCTCGACCAAGTGGGGGTGCGTTGGATGCTGATTGCGCTCCCGGCTACGGTATTGGCGGGTTTGCTGCTGTTTGGGGGCTTGCGGGTTGGCAATGCGGGCGAAGGCATGTTATTGCTGTATTTCTGCGGCCTTTACCTGATGATGGAAGTATTGCGGCGCGCCATCTTCGACCCGGTTTTTCTGGTTCTCTTTCAGCCTCTGTCGCCTCCCGAGCGCTTGCAGGCCCACACGCTGGCCAAGGGCCTATACGAACCGCTGGGCATGGGCTTGGCCGGTGTGCTGCTCTTTGCGCTACACCAAGTACCTGTGCTCAACGAATGGGCTCCCTTCGCCTGGATGAGCTTGTTTATGATCGGCGCGCTGTACTTTTTGCACCGCTCCTACGGCCATTACCTCGATGAGCTTCAGCACGCACTCAGCCGGCGCTTTGCCGACGCTACAGAAACAGCCACGGTGCAAAGCTGGACCGGGCCGGTAACTCGTGCGGTTAATGGCTCAGCCCAGCACACAGCCGGTGTTTCGTCGAATACTGAAGAGATCAGTCAGCTTCTCAACTCCCTAAGTGACAAGGCCCAGCGCCAAGCCGCTACGGAAAGGCTCGTCGAGCTGGGTGCCGCCGCCCTGCCGCAGCTTACGGCCGTGCTTGCCACCGGTACCGACGAGGCACTGGTGCGTCGGGCAGCGCAGATATGCGGGCGCATTCGCCTGGAAGCCAGCCGAGTAGCGCTACTGCAACTGGCGCAACAGCCCAATTTGCTGCGGCGGGAAGTAGCTCTGCGGGCTTTGCGCAATTTTGCACCCAACCTCGCCGATTCGACTGTCTATCAGGCACTTATTCAGGAGGAGCTACGCTTGGCTCATCATCTGTTGCGCGGCCAAGCAAGCACCTCTGATGCAACTCTGTCTCACAGCCTCGACTACGAGCTTACGAAAGTTCAGCAGCGCCTTTTTGCGGTGTTGCTTCAGTTGTATCCGCCCCAGATCATCTCCGATGCCCAACGCGGCGTGGCGCACGCGGCCCGCGAACGGCAAGCCAATGCGCTGGAAATTCTGGACAATCTGATCCCCCGGCACGTCTACCAGGGCTTGCAGGCATTGCTCGACCCCGACACGCCGGCGCACAAAGTTCGGCTGTTCGAGCGTTTGCTCAGCGACCGATCCAGCCCGCCGGTTCCGATTCTGGAAAGCATTGTAAAGCGGGGCGAAACGGCCTTTTCCGACTGGACCGTCAGTGTCGCGTTGAGCCGGTGGCACCCGTCGGCGGCTTGCGCACTTGCGTTGGTTCCGCACCTGCACAGCACAAGCCCGGTTGTTCGGGAAAGTGCTTTCAAGGCCCTGCAGGAGTTATCCGGAACACAACCCAGCGCCTATCAACAGCTATTTGATAATCAATTAATTACTCAAGAACAGGTTATGAACCATGCAGCAACTACTTCCCGTATTTCGGCAGCCGAACGCGTGGCCGTTCTGAAAAGCACAGCGTTGTTTGCCGAAACACCCGAAAACGTGCTGAGCAGTATTGTCCCGATCATGAAGGAAGTAACTTTCCAAGCGGGGCAGCAGATTTTTGCGAAGGGCGATTTGGGTACCTCCCTTTTCATTCTGCACGACGGCCAAGTCGACATCTTTACGGGCACTCAACAGCTAGCGACGTTCCACAAAGGCGACTTCTTTGGGGAGTTGGCCCTGCTCGACGCCGAGCCTCGCTCCGCGTCGGCCGTGGCCAAGAGCAATGTCATGGCTTTTCGCCTCGATCAGGAAGATTTTTACGACGTGATGGAAGAGCGCGGCGAAGTACTGCGCAACATCCTGCGGGTGCTCTGCCAGCGCCTGCGCCGGCAAAACGACAAAATGCAGCTCCCACAGTAAACAAAACGGACAGCGGTAGTAAAGGCGCTGGATCGCTTCATCACCGCTGCCCGTAAATTAAGTAATTTCTTATCTACTTCATTATCAGGCCAATACCTCGTAGATCATCACAGGATTCACCTTGTTTTT
This window encodes:
- the fbaA gene encoding class II fructose-bisphosphate aldolase — protein: MAEQTLTGLRAGVLHGDEVQNLFKFAKANAFALPAVNVTGTNSVNAVLETAHEVNSPVIIQFSNGGAQFFAGKSLPNGDQRASIAGAISGAQHVHTMASVYDVPVILHTDHAAKKLLPWIDGLLEAGEKHFAQYGQPLYSSHMLDLSEEPIEENIEICKRYLERMSKIGMTLEIELGVTGGEEDGVDNSDVDSSKLYTQPSEVAFAYKELSSVSPRFTVAAAFGNVHGVYKPGNVKLQPVILKNSQQYVQEHFQTGSQPVDFVFHGGSGSSQEEIREAISYGAIKMNIDTDLQWALWEGIKNYYVKNEAYLQGQIGNPSGADSPNKKYYDPRVWLREGEKTFAARLKQAFEDLNAVNRRP
- a CDS encoding DNA/RNA non-specific endonuclease; protein product: MKKPLLGYGRYLLLLLLPCFAFHPTSVDRREVSTALFAANTQETFDTGTKTDYATGTVALTTGNWILTDGVLGATDADRKNGAQAVRLQGAGKLTMDFYLPTGASTITIQHAIYGSDGSSSWELWAQAQSCNCNKWTKLGNTVSTTSNTLQTAAFTANISGNVKFEIRKTSGGSARLNLDDFAVTEFGTEAPSVDNNNVALGNPSGAVTDVSYFDNYLLVKPQYVMSYNRDQGKPNWVSWHLDISDRGTADRQDDFRNDPSLPDGWYQVQSTSYSGSGFDRGHNCPSADRTSTLENNSATFFMTNMMPQAPNNNQKTWADLENYTRTFLPGNEVYVICGSYGVGGVGSNNATVVNTLDQGRVTVPARCWKVIVVLPVGDNDASRVNANTRIIAIDTPNVNSIDTNWGTYRTSVDAIEKATGYDLLSNLPVDVQTVIESKVDNGPTN
- a CDS encoding T9SS type A sorting domain-containing protein, translating into MTSFYKNAWKLGQLPALLAFLFFFGAHQSWGQTPYQLATGTYTENFGDVANWTDNFASGLGANRFGVAPQQTSPALPNQTKVFATGTGGGVQKGTGAIVLLATGASPDGGNAAAFDLYLDFTGVTAGTISLDWAEVNNSSGDRRSTFKLQTNTGDGGAFVDLGGSSVVVTNNVAASGNLTSIALPAGFSNNATAKIRFFLVTSAGGTTGSRPKISLDNVVVTAGSTGTPVPTITTTASAYNSPFCVTSASGSTSFNVAYTSSGTFTGTFRAQLSNASGAFPSNATDNIIGSGSTSPISAIIPAGTPSGTGYRIRVVNDAPATYGADNGTNLTVSQSVTTNPVTVTPPDAQTISLTGTGTNLTAKAASGSTFTWQYSTSASGPFTTAIGGATSAIYQPKGSDFGAAGTYYVVAKSSLSNTCGSATGESSPVTITIPAATKPEIITSVSTLPAFSAVVAGAATSPQSFTVSGTGLSSPLSITPPAGFEIRTGTQPFACCVIQLQPTDGTVNTTTIDVRFAPTAAQAYQATIPVNSSGAADQSVAVSGTSTAPVYPATVSTAELTNITPTSASTGGNIPDDGGSGITARGVVWGKTPNPVLSTLKTSDGTGSGAFTSAITGLTPGTTYYVRAYATTTSAGTAYGQEFTLVTTTVPLAAEPTKNSALTASNVTSTSLLLNLTGGDGTKHLILARLGSAVDAAPVDATTYTPNTAFGQGTQVGVGNYVVYGGTADTVTVRNLRPNTTYTFAVFDYNDNDTPFAENYQTSSPGTLAQATLAVPATMLLEENFAYNSGDFLTNNGWAAHSGGTTNAVAVAAPGLTYAGYGAGSIGNTASITTTGQDVNRQFAAVYARTPVYASFLVKVSSAGTGDYFFHLGPTILSSNFKNRVYVKKGPTTGKVQFGISGNGTNILYTTEEYNLNETYLLVVKYSFDETGTTSRLYINPAVNAEPTTAAVEALETTGTPSDIGTVALRQGGGNTLAPNLLIDGIRVGTTYRVVRTGLTCLAPTPSFTATTVCAGTATAFKDASTTVESNATYAWDVDNDGKVDYTTKGNISHTYAAGTYTATLTITQGACSDTYTQQVTVRALPTATLTGDATVCVGTSTKLTVHLTGVAPWTVGYSINGAAAPAVLTVTAAEVDAEGNYSLTVTPKETTTYALTSLTDGNCTGAALTGSATVTVTTPPSVTALNIPTANTEMGKCGASVAFAATATGSPAPKFVYSIVKDGVTTAITSPYFFPVGVTTVTATATNSCGTDSKTFTVTVQDKEAPTVLTQNLTVTLSKGNFSITAADVNKGSSDACGIASITLSKSTFTCDNIGLNKVTLTVTDIHGNVASQTADVTVKGIIPTPVITPKPSSDVYTGGVATNLYIGYGPQSVTLTASGGVSYSWSGPAGLSKTDIANPIFTATKPGTFLYTVTVTSETGCTATKQVTLKVVDVRCGNKNDKVTICHKGNPSCISSGDIADHLNHGDQLGDCSAAKLTATAAASVVTTEATANVFEAYPNPFTDRAVLHFRSAETGKAQLLIYNAVGKLVATLYNGVAESGHDYEFTVDGATLAEGIYTCRLTTNGKVETKRLVLVK
- a CDS encoding HD domain-containing protein; the encoded protein is MDCRRAETYVLNELRQHLSPTLYYHGLHHTLDVLAQAQSLAEAEGVTDAEALMLLRTAALYHDSGFMTTYIGHEEAGCELVKRTLPDMGYSADQIELICRLIMATKMPQNPGDLHLAQILCDADLDYLGRPDFWPISQTLYVELQARGMAPDEQKWNEGQVDFLQGHQYWTASATARREASKQARLAEAQARLK
- a CDS encoding cyclic nucleotide-binding domain-containing protein, which translates into the protein MILLERWHQLLGIRPGEGRTVGLFFLHNFLLGIGTVLVYVAANVILLENQPERNLPLAYGVASLAMIAAGKIYAHYEHHLPLQHLAVRVLLAVVALTGVLGVLIVMGHSVAAAVAIMAGYRVIYLLTNLEFWGVSAMVFDVRQGKRLFSVISSGDMPAKALGAVLAILIHHHTDLLWLLLTAFGAYLAALFTLQITRRSHLVEARPTARAARQQSVAPMLQRWFGDSRLVLSISLSMLAIAAVTTGVEYSFFVNVKHKFHDQTAVMKYVGNVLVITYLSATLFKLLVSRVALDQVGVRWMLIALPATVLAGLLLFGGLRVGNAGEGMLLLYFCGLYLMMEVLRRAIFDPVFLVLFQPLSPPERLQAHTLAKGLYEPLGMGLAGVLLFALHQVPVLNEWAPFAWMSLFMIGALYFLHRSYGHYLDELQHALSRRFADATETATVQSWTGPVTRAVNGSAQHTAGVSSNTEEISQLLNSLSDKAQRQAATERLVELGAAALPQLTAVLATGTDEALVRRAAQICGRIRLEASRVALLQLAQQPNLLRREVALRALRNFAPNLADSTVYQALIQEELRLAHHLLRGQASTSDATLSHSLDYELTKVQQRLFAVLLQLYPPQIISDAQRGVAHAARERQANALEILDNLIPRHVYQGLQALLDPDTPAHKVRLFERLLSDRSSPPVPILESIVKRGETAFSDWTVSVALSRWHPSAACALALVPHLHSTSPVVRESAFKALQELSGTQPSAYQQLFDNQLITQEQVMNHAATTSRISAAERVAVLKSTALFAETPENVLSSIVPIMKEVTFQAGQQIFAKGDLGTSLFILHDGQVDIFTGTQQLATFHKGDFFGELALLDAEPRSASAVAKSNVMAFRLDQEDFYDVMEERGEVLRNILRVLCQRLRRQNDKMQLPQ